A window from Corynebacterium singulare encodes these proteins:
- the metS gene encoding methionine/alanine import NSS transporter subunit MetS: MTTSAILLFILFVVVIWGGLVVSSIWLARSDDDTTGELGTAPGTDDEALSHRVH, encoded by the coding sequence ATGACTACGAGCGCAATCCTGCTTTTCATCCTCTTCGTCGTCGTCATCTGGGGCGGGTTGGTGGTCTCCTCCATCTGGCTGGCCCGCAGCGATGATGACACCACGGGCGAGCTCGGCACAGCTCCCGGTACTGATGACGAGGCCTTGTCCCACCGCGTCCACTAA
- a CDS encoding sodium-dependent transporter: MSSTTTTKTKSTRDTFNTRFVFLMAAIGSAVGLGNIWRFPYVAYDNGGGAFLIPYMVALLTAGIPILWFDLAIGHRFRGSAPLAFRRISKAWEGVGWFKVGVNFFIAIYYAAIIAWAALYTVKSVNQAWGEDTATYFMSDFLQSDPEKTYSGNVVPSILGVMIVVWIICIATLATSINEGIGKLTSIFLPVLAVMFIVLVVRAFFLDGAAEGLNAFFTPDWSVLSNPSVWIAAYGQIFFSLSIGFGIMITYASYLKPRTNLTNTGLVTAFANSSFEVLAGIGVFATLGYMSAQQGVAVDEVASSGIGLAFIAFPTIINLMPFGGLFGILFFGSLFLAGVTSLISIMEVVVSAVADKFDVSRRVSAISVGSIMAVVSCFLFSTSSGLVTLDIMDKFTNNLGIVFGSICALVVVGWITGRRNEIQQHLNAVSHLKVGGFWQVLAFIATPLLLVYFLVNEIITIAREGYEGYSSSQIGLFGWAVLGIILLGSFLMPLVAFRGNKYLDGMETSDYGVPVGGRPAGTPNPLSAGQTADTATARVSHNAVPVSGEK, translated from the coding sequence ATGTCCTCAACAACCACAACAAAGACCAAGTCGACGCGCGATACATTCAACACGCGTTTTGTCTTCCTCATGGCCGCGATCGGCTCCGCCGTCGGCCTCGGTAATATTTGGCGCTTCCCGTATGTTGCCTACGACAACGGCGGTGGTGCCTTCCTCATCCCGTACATGGTGGCACTGCTCACTGCGGGTATCCCGATTCTCTGGTTCGACCTGGCCATCGGCCACCGCTTCCGTGGCTCGGCGCCGCTGGCTTTCCGCCGAATCAGCAAAGCGTGGGAAGGCGTGGGGTGGTTCAAGGTGGGCGTGAACTTCTTCATTGCCATCTACTACGCGGCGATTATCGCCTGGGCAGCCCTGTACACCGTCAAGTCGGTGAACCAGGCGTGGGGAGAGGACACGGCGACCTACTTCATGAGTGACTTCCTCCAGTCGGACCCGGAGAAGACGTACTCGGGCAACGTGGTCCCGTCCATTCTCGGCGTCATGATCGTCGTGTGGATCATTTGTATCGCGACCCTGGCCACAAGCATCAACGAGGGTATCGGCAAGCTGACCTCCATCTTCCTACCTGTGCTGGCGGTCATGTTCATTGTCTTGGTCGTCCGCGCCTTCTTCCTCGACGGCGCGGCTGAGGGTCTCAACGCTTTCTTCACCCCGGATTGGTCGGTGTTGAGTAACCCTTCCGTGTGGATTGCGGCCTACGGTCAGATCTTCTTCTCCCTGTCCATCGGCTTCGGCATCATGATCACCTACGCGTCCTACCTGAAACCACGCACCAACCTGACCAACACTGGCCTGGTGACCGCGTTCGCGAACTCCTCCTTTGAGGTTCTCGCAGGTATTGGAGTCTTTGCCACCCTGGGCTACATGTCTGCCCAGCAGGGCGTCGCAGTGGATGAGGTGGCCTCCTCCGGTATCGGTCTGGCGTTCATCGCCTTCCCGACCATTATCAACCTCATGCCCTTCGGTGGCCTCTTCGGCATCCTCTTCTTCGGCTCACTCTTCCTCGCTGGCGTGACCTCGCTGATTTCCATCATGGAAGTTGTGGTCTCCGCAGTGGCCGATAAGTTCGATGTGTCCCGTCGAGTGTCTGCCATCAGCGTCGGCAGCATCATGGCAGTCGTGTCCTGCTTCCTCTTTTCCACATCGTCCGGCCTAGTCACGCTGGACATCATGGATAAGTTCACCAACAACCTGGGTATCGTCTTCGGCTCCATCTGCGCACTGGTGGTCGTGGGCTGGATTACCGGCCGCCGCAACGAGATCCAGCAGCACCTCAATGCAGTCTCTCACCTTAAGGTCGGCGGATTCTGGCAGGTCCTGGCCTTCATTGCTACCCCGCTATTGCTGGTCTACTTCCTGGTCAACGAGATCATCACCATCGCGAGGGAAGGATACGAGGGATACTCCTCCAGCCAGATTGGGCTCTTTGGGTGGGCTGTGCTGGGCATCATCCTCCTGGGCAGCTTCCTCATGCCGCTCGTGGCCTTCCGCGGCAACAAGTACCTAGACGGCATGGAGACCTCGGACTACGGTGTGCCGGTCGGCGGCCGCCCGGCCGGCACCCCGAACCCGCTTTCTGCAGGTCAGACGGCAGACACTGCCACTGCACGTGTCAGCCACAATGCTGTGCCTGTCTCGGGCGAGAAATAA
- a CDS encoding response regulator: MTTKKTSIAIVDDDPRLLNTLSINFKARGYEVYQARTGAEGLQVVSQQQPGVVILDMGLPDMDGTVVLEGIRGWSAVPVIILTARSDPLFSAAALDRGADDYVTKPFSMEELLARVRVALRHGSPQSPVRRAETAVVRAGDVVIDVPRHSITKGGEPLHLTPTEWGVLTTLLRAHGGLVRKEDLLSEIWGPGFEGQGHYLRIYTSQLRRKLEDDPAHPRYLLTESGLGYRFVIPETGQESDLT; this comes from the coding sequence ATGACGACGAAGAAAACCAGCATCGCCATAGTGGACGATGACCCCCGCCTGCTTAACACTCTAAGCATAAACTTCAAGGCTCGTGGCTACGAGGTTTACCAGGCGCGTACAGGTGCAGAGGGACTGCAAGTGGTTTCGCAGCAGCAGCCAGGTGTTGTGATTTTGGACATGGGGTTGCCGGATATGGATGGCACCGTCGTGTTGGAAGGAATCCGCGGGTGGTCGGCGGTACCGGTCATCATCCTGACGGCGCGCTCCGATCCGCTGTTTAGCGCCGCAGCTCTCGACCGCGGCGCGGACGACTATGTGACCAAGCCCTTCTCTATGGAGGAGCTTTTGGCCCGTGTGCGAGTGGCGCTGCGGCATGGCAGCCCGCAGAGTCCCGTGAGGCGCGCCGAGACCGCTGTGGTCCGCGCCGGGGACGTCGTGATTGACGTTCCACGCCATTCCATCACCAAAGGCGGCGAGCCGCTGCATCTGACACCCACCGAGTGGGGCGTGTTGACCACATTACTTCGTGCACACGGCGGTTTGGTGCGCAAGGAGGACCTGCTTTCTGAGATCTGGGGTCCTGGCTTCGAGGGGCAGGGGCACTATCTGCGCATTTACACCTCTCAGTTGCGTCGCAAGCTGGAGGATGACCCCGCCCACCCACGGTACCTGCTCACAGAATCTGGGTTGGGTTATCGTTTCGTAATCCCAGAGACGGGACAGGAGAGCGACCTAACTTAA
- a CDS encoding ATP-binding protein — translation MLTEPTTPPTRVKRGTLKILLGAAPGAGKTCAMLSEAHTLVDQGRDVVVGVVEDHGRAYTKALCEGLEIVPRRTVEGISAGEMDTAAVIQRRPEIVLVDEFAHSNPRDEVHEKRWEDIEQILEAGIGVMSTLNIQHLESLNDVIKQITGIAPQETVPDEVVRAADEIELIDVSPQLLRTRLSNGHVYREARIEPALNNYFRVGNLTALRELALLWLADQVDEALITYRLDQKITDTWEARERVVVAIQNVAHAETLIRRGRRIATKSSAELHVVHVVFGDSFTSRSSSVGGSAQQLARLQSLAQDVGARLHQVTGDSVPEALLNFARSVNATQLVVGVSPRRRFGVHWHGTVAETVLRESGSIDCHIVNLPPEKPLPLTRMLHPFRPFPQRAIAWLSSALAFVGLTALLVQADGQDLGTGTCSAFYFALILLVSLLGGLWPAVVVAVASGLAVNWFFTEPIHTFDIADPANAVIAVVMVAIALAVGILVRRAKIERANAAIAARDAELLTVFSRAALNRRADSSPKDAVMRKVGEAFNCRRAELLDENGDVLATWRAASPERTSKHLHIPEKVRHERAVDTVVASADGTVQLRLEGPTLSARDRGLVTVVAGYLAGIVRREKLSAEAARADAIAAADELRRALLSSVSHDLRTPLATAKLAVSSLRNADIQFTPEDQDMLLAETAASIEELTGLVTNLLDYSRLTAGAITARRDIVEVADVANRAIASCAFGHSREQIGRIHLDPSVRGVTCCADTALMERVLANLFDNSLRYAPTGDVTLNAQTTTEQVELIVVDEGPGIPPEKQKELFQAFQRLGDTSNDNGVGLGLSVVQGFVEAMGGSIEVAATPGATFILRFPVAGGEQK, via the coding sequence ATGTTGACCGAACCGACAACACCCCCGACGCGAGTCAAGCGCGGCACCCTAAAGATTCTGTTGGGCGCCGCTCCCGGCGCGGGCAAAACCTGCGCCATGCTCAGCGAAGCGCACACGCTGGTCGACCAAGGCCGCGACGTTGTCGTTGGGGTAGTGGAAGACCACGGGCGCGCGTACACCAAGGCCCTGTGCGAGGGGCTGGAGATTGTTCCGAGGCGCACTGTCGAGGGCATTTCCGCGGGTGAAATGGATACCGCGGCGGTTATCCAGCGGCGCCCGGAGATCGTTCTCGTCGATGAGTTTGCTCACTCTAATCCGCGAGACGAGGTTCACGAGAAGCGGTGGGAAGACATTGAGCAGATTCTAGAGGCCGGAATAGGCGTTATGTCGACTCTCAATATCCAGCATCTGGAGAGTCTTAACGACGTTATCAAGCAGATCACGGGCATCGCGCCGCAGGAAACGGTGCCGGACGAGGTAGTACGTGCTGCCGATGAGATTGAGCTTATCGACGTCTCCCCGCAGCTTCTGCGCACCCGTCTGAGCAACGGCCACGTGTACCGCGAGGCACGTATTGAGCCTGCCCTCAACAACTACTTCCGTGTGGGAAATCTTACTGCGCTGCGCGAACTAGCTTTGTTGTGGTTAGCGGATCAGGTTGATGAGGCCCTCATCACTTACCGCTTAGACCAGAAAATCACAGATACGTGGGAAGCACGTGAGCGGGTGGTTGTGGCGATTCAAAACGTGGCGCACGCAGAGACCCTCATCCGCCGCGGGCGGCGCATCGCGACAAAATCCTCGGCGGAATTGCACGTAGTTCACGTTGTTTTCGGTGATTCCTTCACCTCTCGTTCCTCCTCGGTGGGAGGATCAGCGCAACAGCTCGCCCGGCTGCAGTCCTTAGCCCAGGATGTGGGTGCACGACTGCACCAGGTTACCGGGGACAGCGTCCCGGAAGCTCTGCTCAATTTTGCCCGGAGTGTCAACGCCACCCAGCTCGTAGTGGGAGTCTCGCCGCGGCGTCGCTTCGGCGTGCACTGGCACGGTACGGTGGCGGAAACGGTGCTGCGTGAATCCGGCTCGATTGACTGTCACATCGTCAACCTTCCCCCGGAAAAACCACTTCCGCTCACACGGATGCTGCATCCTTTCCGTCCCTTCCCGCAGCGCGCCATTGCGTGGCTCAGCTCAGCGTTGGCTTTCGTGGGGCTCACTGCACTGTTGGTGCAGGCGGACGGCCAGGATTTGGGAACAGGCACCTGTTCCGCGTTCTACTTTGCACTCATCCTGCTTGTCAGTTTGCTGGGAGGCCTGTGGCCGGCCGTAGTGGTGGCAGTTGCTTCCGGCCTAGCGGTCAACTGGTTCTTCACCGAGCCGATCCATACCTTCGATATAGCTGATCCGGCTAACGCCGTGATCGCCGTAGTAATGGTGGCTATTGCGCTGGCCGTCGGTATCCTCGTGCGCCGCGCCAAGATTGAGCGTGCGAACGCAGCTATTGCTGCGCGCGATGCTGAGTTGCTCACAGTGTTTTCTCGCGCTGCCTTGAATCGCCGAGCGGATTCTTCCCCGAAAGATGCCGTGATGCGCAAGGTGGGGGAGGCTTTTAATTGTCGTAGAGCAGAGCTGCTTGATGAAAACGGTGACGTTCTTGCCACCTGGCGTGCAGCTAGCCCCGAACGCACCTCGAAACACCTTCATATTCCCGAAAAGGTGCGCCATGAACGGGCGGTGGACACCGTTGTTGCGAGCGCAGATGGCACGGTTCAGCTGCGTCTCGAGGGCCCCACGTTGTCTGCTCGTGACCGAGGTTTGGTTACCGTGGTAGCGGGCTATCTGGCGGGTATTGTTCGCCGCGAAAAGCTCTCTGCTGAAGCCGCGCGCGCAGATGCGATAGCCGCTGCTGATGAGTTGCGCCGAGCGCTGTTGTCGAGTGTGAGCCACGACCTTCGTACCCCGCTGGCGACGGCCAAGTTGGCGGTATCCTCGTTGCGCAACGCTGACATCCAATTCACTCCCGAAGACCAGGACATGCTTTTGGCAGAAACTGCGGCGAGCATCGAGGAATTAACCGGATTAGTAACCAACTTGCTGGATTACTCCCGGCTCACAGCCGGTGCCATAACCGCCCGCCGAGACATCGTCGAGGTGGCCGACGTGGCTAATCGCGCCATTGCTTCCTGTGCCTTTGGACATTCCCGAGAACAAATTGGGCGCATTCACCTCGACCCTAGCGTGCGCGGAGTTACGTGTTGCGCGGATACGGCGCTCATGGAGCGCGTCTTGGCCAATCTCTTCGATAACTCCTTGCGCTATGCGCCAACCGGCGACGTTACCTTGAACGCCCAGACCACCACTGAACAGGTAGAACTGATCGTCGTCGATGAGGGCCCGGGCATCCCACCGGAGAAGCAGAAGGAACTGTTTCAAGCGTTTCAGCGTTTGGGTGATACCAGCAACGACAACGGTGTAGGCCTTGGCCTTTCTGTTGTTCAAGGCTTTGTAGAGGCCATGGGCGGTAGCATCGAGGTGGCTGCCACCCCGGGCGCAACCTTTATTTTGCGGTTTCCCGTCGCGGGAGGAGAACAGAAATGA
- a CDS encoding potassium-transporting ATPase subunit C has protein sequence MRVYLRNLIAGFVAVLLCVVALGMIYPAAVWGISRITPKSAEGNLVYQGECLVGSSQIQDGVDDGPYFFTRAEGMSNYGTSSTELERAIRERREEIAQREGVSVEQVPADAVTGSGSGVDSGISPEYAELQAPRVAREQGMSVEDVKKLIADNTEHASLGFLGEDTVNVTTLNIALPTPTPCP, from the coding sequence ATGCGTGTTTATCTGCGTAATCTCATCGCCGGATTCGTCGCCGTGCTCTTATGCGTCGTCGCACTCGGCATGATCTACCCGGCCGCAGTGTGGGGAATATCTCGCATCACCCCGAAATCTGCCGAGGGCAACCTTGTCTACCAGGGTGAATGCCTGGTCGGTTCCAGTCAGATTCAGGATGGCGTGGACGATGGGCCCTACTTCTTCACCCGCGCGGAAGGTATGAGTAACTACGGCACATCAAGTACTGAGCTAGAAAGGGCCATCCGGGAACGCCGAGAGGAAATTGCTCAGCGCGAAGGCGTATCCGTGGAGCAGGTGCCTGCCGACGCCGTTACCGGATCCGGTTCCGGCGTGGATTCCGGCATCAGCCCCGAGTACGCGGAGCTGCAGGCTCCGCGTGTGGCCCGGGAACAGGGGATGAGCGTCGAAGACGTGAAGAAGCTGATTGCAGACAATACTGAGCATGCCAGCCTGGGTTTCCTGGGCGAGGACACGGTAAATGTGACCACACTCAACATTGCATTGCCCACGCCTACCCCCTGCCCATAA
- the kdpB gene encoding potassium-transporting ATPase subunit KdpB — MTTQTITAESDKTPRSKAPEKSSGLAAAALKTLPSKMSPLAQARNPVMFVVWVGAALTTVWSIINPSFYGWVVTVWLWFTIAFAAFAEAYAEGRGKAQADSLRSVRDDATANLITDSGIEVVPASELTKGAIVRVEAGETIPGDGDVIEGAATVDESAITGESAPVVREAGGDRCAVTGGTVVLSDSIKVKITSEPGSTFVDTMIALVEGAERRKTPNEIALSILLSTLTILFLVAVTALAPMGLFTGAELSPLSLIALLVCLIPTTIAALLSAVGIAGMNRLVRHNVLATSGRAVEAAGDVATLLMDKTGTITYGNRQATGLIVASGVNEREAAAIARISSLADETPEGRSIVAWLTENYSLSSEGDAEARSAEVVPFSASTRMSGLDLAHRKLRKGAGDAVRKWVTEAGGTWPQEIEDSVTQIAQDGGTPLPVAVEESDGSRTVIAVVQLSDVVKPGMAERFAELRQMGIKTIMVTGDNPLTAAAIAKEAGVDDYIAEATPEDKLARIREEQAQGRMVAMTGDGTNDAPALAQADVGVAMNTGTSAAKEAANMVDLDSDPTKLIDVVRIGKQLLITRGALTTFSLANDLAKYFAILPALFSTQLPHLERLNVMHLHSPESAIVSAVVFNALIIVALIPLALKGVSYKPASASSLLRRNLGIWGLGGVITPFIGIWVIDQVVSLLPGL; from the coding sequence ATGACAACCCAAACCATCACCGCTGAGTCGGATAAGACTCCTCGCAGCAAAGCTCCGGAGAAGAGCAGTGGCCTCGCGGCTGCGGCGCTGAAAACGCTTCCGAGCAAAATGTCCCCGCTCGCCCAAGCACGCAACCCCGTGATGTTCGTCGTGTGGGTGGGCGCGGCACTGACCACTGTGTGGTCCATCATCAACCCCAGCTTTTACGGATGGGTCGTGACGGTATGGCTGTGGTTCACCATTGCCTTTGCCGCCTTCGCCGAGGCCTATGCCGAAGGCCGTGGCAAGGCCCAAGCAGACAGTCTGCGCTCTGTGCGCGATGATGCAACTGCCAATCTCATTACTGACTCTGGCATTGAAGTGGTCCCCGCGTCCGAGCTGACCAAGGGTGCCATCGTGCGTGTAGAAGCAGGGGAGACCATCCCGGGTGACGGTGACGTCATCGAAGGTGCTGCCACCGTGGATGAATCGGCTATTACGGGTGAGTCGGCCCCTGTGGTCCGCGAAGCCGGCGGTGACCGCTGCGCCGTGACCGGCGGCACCGTGGTGCTCTCTGATTCCATCAAGGTCAAAATCACCTCCGAACCGGGCTCCACCTTCGTTGACACCATGATCGCCTTGGTGGAGGGCGCGGAACGCCGCAAGACTCCGAACGAGATTGCGCTGAGCATCTTGCTCTCCACGCTGACCATTCTCTTCCTCGTCGCCGTCACTGCGCTTGCCCCGATGGGTCTGTTCACCGGCGCGGAGCTTTCGCCACTATCCCTTATCGCTTTGTTGGTCTGCCTAATTCCTACCACCATTGCCGCCCTACTTTCTGCAGTTGGTATCGCCGGTATGAACCGCCTCGTTCGTCACAACGTTCTGGCCACCTCCGGCCGTGCGGTGGAGGCGGCTGGTGACGTCGCTACGCTCCTCATGGACAAGACTGGCACCATCACCTACGGAAACCGCCAGGCAACCGGCCTGATTGTGGCTTCGGGAGTTAACGAGCGCGAGGCAGCAGCGATTGCTCGCATTTCCTCCCTGGCGGATGAAACCCCAGAAGGCCGCTCCATCGTGGCCTGGCTGACTGAAAACTACTCTTTGTCCAGTGAAGGAGATGCAGAAGCGCGGAGTGCGGAGGTCGTTCCATTCAGTGCGTCGACGAGAATGTCCGGTCTAGACCTGGCTCACCGCAAGCTGCGCAAGGGCGCTGGCGATGCCGTACGTAAGTGGGTTACTGAAGCAGGCGGCACCTGGCCGCAAGAGATCGAGGACTCAGTAACCCAGATTGCACAAGACGGTGGCACCCCGCTGCCTGTCGCCGTGGAAGAATCCGATGGCAGCCGCACGGTAATTGCGGTAGTGCAACTGAGTGACGTCGTCAAGCCCGGCATGGCCGAGCGTTTCGCTGAACTGCGTCAGATGGGCATCAAGACCATCATGGTTACCGGTGACAACCCGCTGACCGCAGCAGCTATTGCCAAGGAAGCCGGCGTCGATGATTACATCGCCGAAGCTACGCCGGAGGACAAGCTCGCCCGCATCCGTGAGGAGCAGGCACAAGGCCGCATGGTGGCCATGACCGGTGACGGTACTAACGACGCCCCAGCGCTGGCCCAGGCGGACGTAGGCGTGGCCATGAACACTGGTACCTCCGCGGCGAAGGAAGCTGCGAACATGGTGGACCTGGATTCCGACCCGACAAAGCTCATCGATGTTGTTCGAATTGGCAAGCAGCTGCTTATCACCCGCGGCGCGTTGACTACCTTCTCCTTGGCCAATGACTTGGCGAAGTACTTTGCCATCCTGCCGGCGCTCTTCTCCACACAGTTGCCGCACTTGGAGCGCCTCAACGTCATGCACCTGCATTCTCCTGAGTCCGCCATTGTTTCCGCAGTTGTCTTCAACGCGCTCATCATCGTCGCGCTCATCCCACTGGCGCTCAAGGGCGTGTCCTACAAACCGGCCTCCGCGTCCTCACTGCTGCGTCGAAACCTCGGCATCTGGGGTCTCGGCGGTGTCATTACCCCCTTCATCGGCATCTGGGTTATCGACCAAGTCGTCTCCCTCCTTCCCGGCCTATAA
- the kdpA gene encoding potassium-transporting ATPase subunit KdpA: MASIAAVAPQYLALLALLAAAYVPLGNWMARTYTSDKDWAVERLVYRILRIDPNRGHNAKNYARALLGFSLASVLVLYAVQRLQAVLPSFGNAREEAVEPWMAFNTAASFTSNTNWQSYSGEDTLTNASQMLGLTVQNFASAAVGMCVAVALIRGIGHLGYSRDTLATENGQHLIGNFWVDLTRGLVRILLPLSLIISTVLILGGTMQTFGSNLVTESGVDISRAPVASQEAIKLLGTNGGGIFGANSAHPFENPTGFTNLVEIFSLLVISFCMIRMYGVMLKSQKHAWTLLSVAGGLWTVMVVLVTWAQHTLVGGASQLAGANMEGIEQRLGIDASALFAVSTTGTSTGAVDSMHDSYSPLGGGLLILNMLLGEIAPGGVGTGLYGLLVVAILAVFIGGLLVGRTPEFMGNKIGRKEISAVSLYILTMPVLVLVGVGASVAQRKLVEASATNFGAPGTADNAHSLSEVLYAFTSAANNNGSAFAGLTVTEPWWQITLGLAMLLGRFLPIVFTLYLAGSLAGQKRQATTAGSLPTSGITFSLLTIGVILLVAALTFFPVLTLGPISEALS; this comes from the coding sequence ATCGCTAGCATTGCGGCGGTGGCGCCGCAGTACCTTGCCCTACTTGCACTTCTAGCGGCGGCTTACGTGCCGCTGGGCAATTGGATGGCCCGTACATATACCTCTGACAAAGACTGGGCCGTGGAGCGCCTCGTGTACAGAATTTTGCGCATTGACCCTAACCGGGGCCATAACGCTAAGAACTACGCTCGCGCTCTGCTGGGCTTCAGTCTGGCTTCAGTCCTTGTCCTTTACGCAGTGCAGCGGCTCCAGGCGGTGTTGCCAAGTTTTGGAAACGCCCGCGAGGAAGCCGTGGAGCCGTGGATGGCCTTCAACACCGCGGCTTCCTTTACCTCCAACACCAACTGGCAGTCCTATTCCGGTGAAGACACTCTGACCAATGCTTCGCAGATGCTGGGCCTGACCGTGCAAAACTTCGCCTCAGCCGCAGTGGGCATGTGTGTTGCTGTTGCCTTGATCCGCGGCATCGGCCACTTGGGTTACAGCCGCGATACCTTGGCAACCGAGAATGGTCAGCACCTCATCGGCAACTTTTGGGTAGACCTCACCCGTGGTCTCGTCCGAATTCTGCTTCCCCTGTCACTCATCATCTCCACCGTGCTCATTCTCGGCGGCACCATGCAGACCTTTGGCTCGAACCTGGTTACGGAGTCCGGTGTAGATATTTCCCGTGCTCCCGTGGCCAGCCAGGAAGCCATTAAGCTCCTGGGTACCAACGGCGGTGGCATCTTCGGTGCCAACTCGGCGCACCCGTTTGAGAACCCGACCGGCTTTACCAACCTGGTGGAGATCTTCTCCCTGCTTGTCATCTCTTTCTGCATGATCCGCATGTATGGTGTGATGCTTAAGTCGCAGAAGCACGCGTGGACGCTGCTCAGCGTGGCTGGTGGTTTGTGGACCGTGATGGTTGTTCTGGTGACTTGGGCACAGCACACCCTTGTCGGCGGTGCGTCTCAGTTGGCAGGCGCCAACATGGAAGGTATCGAACAGCGACTAGGCATTGATGCCTCAGCCCTTTTTGCGGTGTCTACCACCGGTACCTCGACGGGTGCGGTGGATTCTATGCACGATAGCTATTCCCCACTGGGCGGTGGCCTGCTTATCCTCAACATGCTGTTGGGTGAAATCGCGCCGGGCGGTGTGGGTACGGGCCTCTACGGCCTTTTGGTTGTGGCTATTCTCGCTGTGTTCATCGGTGGCCTCCTAGTGGGCCGCACACCGGAGTTTATGGGCAATAAGATTGGCCGCAAGGAAATTTCAGCGGTCAGCCTGTACATCCTCACCATGCCGGTTCTGGTTCTCGTGGGCGTTGGTGCATCCGTGGCGCAGCGCAAGCTCGTGGAAGCCTCAGCGACCAACTTCGGTGCACCGGGAACGGCGGATAATGCCCACAGCCTGTCGGAAGTTCTCTACGCCTTTACCTCGGCGGCGAATAACAACGGTTCTGCTTTTGCTGGACTGACGGTGACTGAGCCCTGGTGGCAGATCACTTTGGGCTTGGCCATGCTGTTAGGCCGGTTCCTGCCCATTGTCTTCACCCTTTACCTAGCTGGAAGCCTGGCAGGACAGAAGCGCCAGGCCACCACCGCAGGCAGCTTACCCACCTCCGGCATTACCTTCTCGCTGTTGACTATCGGAGTAATCCTGCTGGTCGCAGCGCTCACATTCTTCCCTGTCCTCACTCTGGGTCCCATTTCGGAGGCACTATCATGA
- the kdpF gene encoding K(+)-transporting ATPase subunit F gives MNTITAVIGLIIVVALVAYLIISLIDPERFA, from the coding sequence ATGAACACCATCACAGCAGTCATCGGGCTCATCATTGTTGTCGCGCTCGTGGCCTATCTCATCATTTCCCTTATTGACCCGGAGCGTTTCGCATGA